In the Solanum pennellii chromosome 5, SPENNV200 genome, one interval contains:
- the LOC107020605 gene encoding 26S proteasome regulatory subunit 8 homolog A-like: MASADVEKSRIDMEREEACSAKPTKQGEGLRQYYMQHIHDLQLQVRVKTHNLNRLEAQRNELNSKVRMLKEELQLLQEPGSYVGEVNKVMGKSKVLVKVHPEGKYVVDIGKNIDITKITPSTRVALRNDSYVLHLILPSKVDPLVNLMKVEKVPDSTYDMIGGLDQQIKEIKEVIELPIKHPELFESLGIAQPKGVLLYGPPGTGKTLLARAVAHHTDCTFIRVSGSELVQKYIGEGSRMVRELFVMAREHAPSIIFMDEIDSIGSARMESGSGNGDSEVQRTMLELLNQLDGFEASNKIKVLMATNRIDILDQALLRPGRIDRKIEFPNPNEESRQDILKIHSRKMNLMRGIDLKKIAEKMSGASGAELKAVCTEAGMFALRERRVHVTQEDFEMAVAKVMKKETEKNMSLRKLWK, from the exons ATGGCGTCAGCTGATGTTGAGAAGAGCAGGATCGATATGGAGAGAGAGGAAGCCTGTTCGGCCAAACCAACGAAGCAAGGGGAAGGGCTGAGACAGTACTATATGCAGCACATCCATGATCTCCAGCTCCAAGTCCGCGTAAAGACTCACAATCTTAATCGCCTTGAGGCCCAGCGGAACGAACTCAATTCTAAAG TGAGAATGCTCAAAGAGGAATTACAATTGCTTCAAGAGCCTGGATCATATGTTGGTGAAGTTAATAAAGTAATGGGGAAGTCAAAGGTTCTAGTCAAA GTTCATCCTGAAGGCAAGTATGTTGTCGATATTGgcaaaaatattgatattacaAAGATCACTCCATCAACTAGAGTTGCTCTGCGAAATGATAGCTATGTGCTTCATCTAATTTTGCCCAGCAAAGTTGATCCATTGGTCAACCTTATGAAAGTTGAGAAGGTGCCAGATTCCACTTATGACATGATTGGCGGTCTTGATCAGCAGATCAAAGAGATAAAAGAG GTTATTGAGCTTCCCATTAAGCATCCGGAGTTGTTTGAGTCTCTTGGAATAGCTCAACCGAAG GGAGTGCTTCTCTATGGACCTCCAGGAACTGGAAAAACATTGTTGGCGAGGGCAGTTGCACATCACACTGATTGTACCTTCATTAGGGTCTCTGGTTCCGAACTAGTGCAGAAATATATTGGAGAAGGTTCTCGAATGGTGAGAGAGCTTTTTGTTATGGCGAG GGAACATGCTCCTTCTATCATTTTTATGGATGAGATAGACAGCATTGGATCTGCTAGGATGGAATCAGGGAGTGGCAATGGTGACAGTGAAGTGCAGAGGACAATGCTTGAACTTCTCAATCAGCTTGATGGATTTGAGGCATCAAACAAAATCAAG GTTCTGATGGCCACAAACCGTATAGATATTCTAGATCAAGCACTCCTTAGACCAGGAAGGATAGACAGGAAGATTGAATTCCCAAATCCCAATGAAGAG TCTCGTCAGGACATTTTAAAGATTCATTCGAGGAAGATGAACTTGATGCGGGGGATTGATTTGAAGAAGATTGCGGAGAAGATGAGTGGTGCTTCTGGGGCTGAACTTAAG GCTGTATGTACAGAAGCAGGGATGTTTGCTCTAAGAGAGAGGAGGGTGCATGTGACGCAAGAAGATTTTGAGATGGCTGTTGCTAAAGTAATGAAGAAAGAGACTGAGAAGAACATGTCACTGCGAAAGCTGTGGAAGTAG